One stretch of Pseudomonas fluorescens Q2-87 DNA includes these proteins:
- the kdsA gene encoding 3-deoxy-8-phosphooctulonate synthase, translated as MAQKIIRVGDIEIANDKPMVLFGGMNVLESRDMAMQVCEEYVKVTQKLGIPYVFKASFDKANRSSVTSYRGPGLEEGMRIFQDIKQAFGVPIITDVHEPAQAAVVAEVCDIIQLPAFLSRQTDLVVAMAKTGAVINIKKAQFLAPQEMKHILSKCEEAGNDQLILCERGSSFGYNNLVVDMLGFGIMKQFQYPVFFDVTHALQMPGGRSDSAGGRRAQVTDLAKAGISQSLAGLFLEAHPDPDNAKCDGPCALRLNKLEPFLSQLKALDELVKGFPTIETA; from the coding sequence ATGGCCCAGAAGATCATTCGCGTCGGCGACATCGAGATTGCCAACGACAAGCCCATGGTGCTGTTCGGCGGCATGAACGTGCTGGAAAGCCGCGACATGGCGATGCAGGTCTGCGAAGAGTACGTGAAGGTTACCCAGAAACTGGGTATCCCTTATGTCTTCAAGGCCAGCTTCGACAAGGCCAACCGCTCGTCCGTGACCTCCTACCGTGGCCCGGGCCTGGAAGAAGGCATGCGGATCTTCCAGGACATCAAGCAAGCCTTTGGCGTGCCGATCATCACCGACGTCCACGAGCCTGCCCAGGCCGCGGTCGTCGCCGAGGTCTGCGACATCATCCAGCTGCCGGCCTTCCTGTCGCGCCAGACCGACCTGGTGGTGGCGATGGCCAAGACCGGCGCGGTGATCAACATCAAGAAAGCCCAGTTCCTTGCCCCCCAGGAAATGAAACACATCCTGAGCAAGTGCGAAGAGGCCGGCAATGACCAGTTGATCCTCTGCGAACGTGGTTCGAGCTTCGGCTACAACAACCTCGTCGTGGACATGCTCGGCTTCGGCATCATGAAGCAGTTCCAATACCCGGTGTTCTTCGACGTGACGCATGCGCTGCAAATGCCGGGTGGTCGTTCCGACTCCGCCGGCGGTCGTCGCGCCCAGGTGACCGACCTGGCCAAGGCCGGCATCAGCCAGTCCCTGGCCGGCCTGTTCCTCGAGGCTCACCCGGACCCGGACAACGCCAAGTGCGACGGTCCTTGCGCCCTGCGCTTGAACAAGCTGGAACCTTTCCTGTCTCAGCTCAAGGCGTTGGACGAGCTGGTCAAGGGTTTTCCGACGATAGAAACCGCCTAA
- a CDS encoding CTP synthase, with amino-acid sequence MTRYIFVTGGVVSSLGKGIASASLAAILEARGLKVTMLKLDPYINVDPGTMSPFQHGEVFVTHDGAETDLDLGHYERFIRTTMTQNNNFTTGRVYEHVLRKERRGDYLGATIQVIPHITDEIKRRIIKGAGDADVAMVEIGGTVGDIESQPFLEAIRQLRFEIGAKRAMLMHLTLVPYIATAGETKTKPTQHSVKELRSIGLQPDVLICRSDHPIDISSRRKIAQFTNVEERAVIGLEDADTIYKIPGILHSQGLDDFVVERFGLQCAGADLSEWDAVVDAKLNPEHEVTIAMVGKYMELLDAYKSLIEAMSHAGISNRTKVNLRYIDSEDIENQGTGLLEGADAILVPGGFGLRGVEGKITAVQYARENKVPYLGICLGMQVAVIEFARNVLGWKDANSTEFDRASGHPVVGLITEWEDATGAVEVRTESSDLGGTMRLGAQECLLEAGSKVHDCYAKDVIVERHRHRYEVNNNLLPQLIEAGLKISGRSGDGALVEVVESPDHPWFVACQFHPEFTSTPRDGHPLFSGFVKAALAQHQKKA; translated from the coding sequence TCACGGGCGGTGTTGTTTCTTCATTGGGGAAAGGCATTGCCTCGGCTTCATTGGCGGCCATCCTGGAGGCGCGGGGACTTAAGGTCACCATGCTCAAGCTGGACCCGTACATCAACGTTGACCCGGGCACCATGAGCCCGTTCCAGCACGGTGAAGTGTTCGTCACCCACGACGGCGCCGAGACTGACCTGGACCTGGGCCACTACGAGCGGTTCATCCGCACGACCATGACCCAGAACAACAACTTCACCACCGGCCGTGTCTACGAGCACGTGCTGCGCAAGGAACGTCGCGGTGATTATCTGGGCGCGACCATCCAGGTCATCCCCCATATCACCGACGAGATCAAGCGCCGCATCATCAAGGGTGCGGGCGATGCCGACGTGGCGATGGTCGAGATCGGCGGTACCGTGGGCGATATCGAGTCCCAGCCGTTCCTCGAAGCCATCCGCCAGTTGCGTTTCGAGATCGGCGCCAAGCGCGCGATGCTGATGCACCTGACCCTGGTGCCGTACATCGCCACCGCCGGCGAAACCAAGACCAAGCCTACCCAGCACTCGGTCAAGGAATTGCGTTCCATCGGCCTGCAGCCTGACGTACTGATCTGCCGCTCCGATCACCCGATCGACATCTCTTCGCGCCGCAAGATCGCCCAGTTCACCAACGTTGAAGAGCGCGCGGTGATCGGCCTGGAAGACGCCGACACTATCTACAAGATCCCGGGCATCCTGCATTCCCAAGGCCTGGACGATTTCGTCGTCGAGCGCTTCGGCCTGCAGTGTGCCGGCGCCGACCTGTCCGAATGGGACGCCGTGGTCGATGCCAAGCTGAACCCGGAACACGAAGTCACCATCGCCATGGTCGGCAAGTACATGGAACTGCTGGATGCCTACAAGTCGCTGATCGAGGCGATGAGTCACGCCGGCATCAGCAACCGCACCAAGGTCAACCTGCGCTACATCGATTCCGAAGACATCGAGAACCAGGGCACCGGCCTGCTCGAAGGCGCCGATGCGATCCTCGTGCCGGGTGGTTTCGGTCTGCGGGGCGTAGAAGGCAAGATCACTGCGGTGCAATACGCTCGCGAAAACAAGGTTCCTTACCTGGGTATCTGCCTGGGCATGCAAGTGGCGGTCATCGAGTTCGCCCGTAACGTGCTGGGCTGGAAAGACGCGAACTCCACCGAGTTCGACCGCGCCAGCGGCCACCCGGTCGTGGGCCTGATCACCGAGTGGGAAGATGCCACCGGCGCCGTGGAAGTGCGGACCGAAAGCTCCGACCTGGGTGGCACCATGCGCCTCGGTGCCCAGGAATGCCTGCTCGAAGCCGGCTCCAAGGTGCACGACTGCTACGCCAAGGATGTGATTGTCGAGCGTCATCGCCATCGCTACGAAGTGAACAACAACCTGCTGCCACAACTGATCGAGGCCGGCCTGAAAATCTCCGGTCGTTCCGGTGACGGCGCGCTGGTGGAAGTGGTCGAGTCCCCGGACCACCCATGGTTCGTCGCCTGCCAGTTCCACCCCGAGTTCACCTCGACGCCACGGGACGGTCATCCGTTGTTCAGCGGTTTCGTGAAGGCCGCTTTGGCTCAACACCAGAAAAAGGCATAA